From Acidobacteriota bacterium:
CGGCGCCCCCATCATCATCGAGACCGTGCCCAGCTACCGCAACATCTTCGGCACCATCGAGAAAAGCGTTGAGCGCTCCGGCGCCATCCGGACGGATTTCATGCAGATCCGGGCTGGCTCCCTGCTGCGGGCCAACGGCGGTTATCTTGTGCTCAACGCGCGCGACGCCCTGATGGAGCCCGAGGTATACAAGAACCTGAAGCGGGCCCTCAAGTACAACAAAATGTCCATTCAGAGCTTCGACCCGTATCCGCTGCTGGCGTCATTCTACCTCACGCCCGAGCCCATCGACATCGACGTCAAGATCGTCATGATCGGGGATCGCGAGCTCTACCACATGCTGTATCAGCTGGACGAGGACTTCCGGAAGATTTTCAAGATCCTGGCGGATTTCGACTCGGTGATGAACAACACCACCGCCAACATCAACTGTTTCATTTCGCTGATGAGCAAGATCATCGACGAGGAAGACCTGCTCCACTTCGACCGCGAGGGCATCCTGGCCGTTCTGGAGCAGGCGGTCCGCATGGCCGGCCGCCGCACCAAGCTGACCACCCGCTTTTCCGACGTGGCCGATCTCATGCGCGAGGCCAGCCACTGGGCCGGTCGCGACCACCAGCCGCAAGTCAGCCGGAAGCATGTGGAGAAGGCCTACCAGGAGCGCGTCTTCCGTAGCAACCTCCCCGAGGAGAAACTGCAGGAGCTGATCGAGGACGGGATCATCCTCATCGATTCCGACGGCCGCCGAGTGGGCCAGGTGAACGGGCTGTCCGTCTACCAGTTGGGCTATTACTCGTTCGGCAAGCCCAGCCGGATCACCGCCGAGGTGTCGGTGGGCGATGACGGGGTGATCAACATCGAGCGCGAGGTGGGCCTATCCGGCATGACCCACGACAAGGGCGTGTTCATCATCAGCCACCTGCTCCGTTCCCGCTACACCACCGACAAGCCGCTGAGCATGAACGCCTCCATCTGCTTCGAGCAGTCGTACGGCGGCGTCGACGGCGACAGCGCGTCCTCCACTGAAGTGTACGCGCTGCTCTCCGCCCTGAGCAACCTGCCTCTCCGCCAGGACCTGGCGGTGACCGGTTCCGTGAATCAGAAGGGAATGATCCAGCCGGTGGGGGGCATCAACGAGAAGATCGAGGGGTTCTTCGACATCTGCGCCGCGCGTGGGCTGACCGGCACCCAGGGCGTGCTCATCCCGGTCCAGAACGTCGAGGATCTCATGCTTCGGGAACCCATCGTCAACGCGGTCCGCGAGGCCAAATTCCACATCTATGCCGTCGCCACCGTTGACGAAGGCATCGAGCTGCTCACCGGCGTGGTGGCCGGCGAGGCGGACGCGCAGGGTAACTGGACCGCCGGCTCGGTCAACGACCGCGTCAACCGCCGACTGCAGGAGTTCGCCGACACGCTGAAGCAGTACAAGCAGTGATCCGATCGCCATTCCATCTGGAGGACATCCATGATCTGCACGTTCGACCAACTCTTCGAGGCCGTCCGGAACCGGCCCCGGCGCACGCTGGCGGTTCCGTCCGCCGAAGGCGGCTCCATCGTGGCCGCCTGCGCCGAAGCTTACCGGGCGGGCATCTGCGACACGATTCTCATCGGCGATCCGGCCAAGCTCGACGCGCTGCGGCAAGCCCACGCCCGGGACTGCGACGGCCTGCGCGTCGAGGCCGAGCCCGATCCGGACCGGGCGGTGGCCCGCGCACTGACCCTGATTCGAGCGGGCGAAGCCAACCTGCTCATGAAGGGGAAGACCGACACCCCGACGCTGCTCAAGGCGGTCCTCGACGCCGACACGGGCCTGCGCACCGGTCGGGTGCTTAGCCATGTGGCGGTGGTGGCGATGCCGGCGTACCCCCGCCTGATGCTGTGGACCGACGGCGGCATCAACATCCGGCCCACCCTGGACGTGCGGCTGGACATGATCCGCAACGCCGCCGAGTTCGCCGGCAAACTCGGCGTGGCCGTTCCCAACGTCGCCCTGCTCTCGGCGATGGAGAAGATCAATCCCAAGATGGAGGAGACTCTGGATTACGAGCGGATCCTGAAGCTGCACCAGGACACCCCCGTGGCGCCGGCGACCATCGAGGGGCCCATTGCCATGGACGTGGCGCTGAGCGCCGAGTCGGCTCGCATCAAGGAGATCGACAGCCGCATCGCCGGCGTCGCCGACATCTTCGTGACGCCAGAGATCTCCGCCTGC
This genomic window contains:
- a CDS encoding AAA family ATPase, whose protein sequence is MSIEDQLRVSPDALRFRFDGHQFPWNSTQEQPPCTTIIGQERALRAIRLGLEMKSIGYNVFVTGLSGTGKMTTIQSLLAEIDRSGRIPDDLCYVHNFRHPDSPRCLHLPAGHGKLLEKEMSRLVEYCLEHVPEILESDQFKKELDGLLERAHAREKELIRGFEKKVNERSFALVQVQYGTIQRPELMPVIDDKPVAMAQLEQQADQEEYPAAEFERIKAVHKELAQEMGELSKQLKALQKEVLETQSSLVRGTVQPFIDEIIGEIRTRFPWEEVKEFLADVQADILDRIEIFKEKQEDKSNILSFLSAPKESGNPYLPYMINVIIDNSDLTGAPIIIETVPSYRNIFGTIEKSVERSGAIRTDFMQIRAGSLLRANGGYLVLNARDALMEPEVYKNLKRALKYNKMSIQSFDPYPLLASFYLTPEPIDIDVKIVMIGDRELYHMLYQLDEDFRKIFKILADFDSVMNNTTANINCFISLMSKIIDEEDLLHFDREGILAVLEQAVRMAGRRTKLTTRFSDVADLMREASHWAGRDHQPQVSRKHVEKAYQERVFRSNLPEEKLQELIEDGIILIDSDGRRVGQVNGLSVYQLGYYSFGKPSRITAEVSVGDDGVINIEREVGLSGMTHDKGVFIISHLLRSRYTTDKPLSMNASICFEQSYGGVDGDSASSTEVYALLSALSNLPLRQDLAVTGSVNQKGMIQPVGGINEKIEGFFDICAARGLTGTQGVLIPVQNVEDLMLREPIVNAVREAKFHIYAVATVDEGIELLTGVVAGEADAQGNWTAGSVNDRVNRRLQEFADTLKQYKQ
- a CDS encoding phosphate butyryltransferase — translated: MICTFDQLFEAVRNRPRRTLAVPSAEGGSIVAACAEAYRAGICDTILIGDPAKLDALRQAHARDCDGLRVEAEPDPDRAVARALTLIRAGEANLLMKGKTDTPTLLKAVLDADTGLRTGRVLSHVAVVAMPAYPRLMLWTDGGINIRPTLDVRLDMIRNAAEFAGKLGVAVPNVALLSAMEKINPKMEETLDYERILKLHQDTPVAPATIEGPIAMDVALSAESARIKEIDSRIAGVADIFVTPEISACNIAVKALIYLAGAQAAGLVVGARVPIVLLSRSDDAGTKLRSIALGAIWG